aatataataaaattccttttcaataataatgtttatattttacagaAGGAATTGCTCGATTAAAGGAAAaggcaaagagaagaaaaggaagaggacaTGGAGCTGAATTGGTATCAACAAGAGATGATGTGGGTCATTATGAATCTATGCACGTtgtagaagaagatgatgatgaaccTGGCCCACAAAGAtgtaattcaaattatttatgaatgaatttataatgttTGTATGTAGTActaagaattctttttaaaatttctagCTGTGGAAGGATggattttgtttattaattcaGTGCATGAAGAAGCTCAAGAAGACGATATACAAGATAAATTTTCTGAATTTGGACAAATAAAAAACCTACATTTAAATTTAGACAGAAGAACAGGTTTCTTGAAAGGTTATGCTTTAGTAGAATATGAAACATTCAAAGAAGCACAAGCTGCAAAAGAGGCATTAAATGGTACTGACATTTTAGGTCAACCAATTTCTGTTGATTGGTGTTTTGTTAAAGGACCTAAAAAGTAAGTTAAatctttttacattaatttatttattattatatgtattttatttatattatttgtatcttACATGCTTGTCTGCTTTCAGAATTAGGAAAAGGAGCCATAGAAGACGgtgaaaataaatacgagtatacatatacatacatatatgatatgatgatataaaaaaataacttctactatttgtatctttaaaagtaatcaatatataatttaagagTAACAATATTAATGTGGAAAATGATAATTGACCACTAATTTTGACCAGAATatgtttctcttatttttcaaatgtcacaataacatttaattttatcttatcaattaaatttatacttgtattcatcatataaataaaatgcttAACGGgcttatgtttcttttttgattttatatatttttaaattatcgtaTCAATAAAACATccaattttttagaaatatatcaaaaaaatactTTCCGTTTGTTATTCCATCGTTTAATGTAATCTTGCATAAAGTAAGAATTAGTcctttattaattcttatgtTAGGTACATGTTTCAGTGTACTGTAGATGCATTTGCTTATTGCACAAGCATGTAATTCAATTtccatttataaataacataagaTATGCaaccttcttttctatttgttgTACAAAATATGttgataaataagaatataaaatagaattaagcataataattaagatttgctttcttctttgcttGAACTTCATTAATTGCTTCCATCAAGTCTTCATGAGTAACTGCAGTTGCATTACGTCTTAAAGCAATCATGCCCTATAAATAAGAACGAACATTAGACTGTAGTGAGTAATATAACATGAAATGATATAAGGCTGAAGATATAAAGCTGTTACATACTGCTTCAACACACACAGCTTTACATTGTGCTCCATTAAAATCATCAGTTGATCTAGACAACTCTTCAAAATTAACATCTGGAGACATATTCATTTTACGCGAATGAATTTGCATAATTCGTGCTCTAGCTTCTTCATTAGGATGTGgaaattcgatttttctatCCAAACGCCCTGATCTCAATAGAGCAGGATCTAAAATATCTACTCTATTTGTAGCAGCTATTACTTTTATGTCAGCTGTTGAACTGAATCCATCTAATTGATTGAGAAGTTCCAACATAGTACGTTGTACTTCCCTATCACCAGCTTTTTCTGAATCAAATCTCTTGGTACCAATAGCATCCAATTCATCTATGAATATAATTGCTGGTGCTTTCTCTTTAGCTAAAGAAAATGCATCTCTAACCAATTTCGCACCATCACCAATGAACATTTGCACAAGCTGTGGTCCAgctaattttaaaaatgttgattTAGTTTGTGCTGCACATGCTCTGGCTAACAAAGTTTTTCCTGTTCCCGGTGGACCATATAAGAGTACACCTTTTGGTGGTTGTATTCCCAGATTTTCAAACTTCTTTTTATGAACCATTGGTAAAACTACAGCTTCTATCAATTCTTGAATTTGATTATCTAATCCTCCAATATCAGAATATTGTTCAGTTGGTCTTTCATCAACCTCCATTGCTTTAACTCGAGCATCATATTCAGCGGGTAATGTTTCAAGAACAAGATAACTATCTTTATTAACTCCTACCAAATCTCCAGGTTTTAAAGATTCTGCATCTACCAAGCCTATTACTGGAAGAAAATATGTTTGACGAGTTGATGTCTTTATAACAGCACATTTGCCTTTTCTTTGAGCATCTAAATCAACAACAGCACCATCTTCTTCTCCCATATCCTGTGGATCTACATCCAGTAATTCAATAACATTAGAAACTAAATATGGTAATGTTTTGttaacttttatcttttctgtGTTTTCCttgattttatcattttgtgCTTGTAGTTCATGTGAAATTCGCATAACTtcacttttcattattttaatttcattatccaATAACCTGGTTCTTGATACTATTTCATCAGTAGACATCCGTAATACATCTTCACCCAAAATTTCCTAAAAATTAGATATCAAATTACATtacaataacatttatttcaataaggattaaatatctatagtatttaatatacatatagtctAGTCTATATAGACAATAaagattaaaacaaaaattcctTCATTGATAATCAGAAATATttagtatattaaatatattaattatacagtTAACACgttatattcaatttatcatgttttctgtttattacaaataatattgtatagtaCATAATACTCTTTATTCGTTTAGATATGCTTGTCATGCAATCATTCATAACctttaatcaaaaattttatttattttacctcTCCGTCTTCCCAAATAGATTTATCTTCTAGAGTAGCCATTTATGctcaatatgtatattattaaacttttataatttagaacaattttaatgtatttaaatacttCTTTTCTGGTTAAAATCTAACTTTTAACTCTAGTAATGCTCTCGAACTATTTTTAACTAAGATGGAGACAAGAcgtatgataaatttttaaggaACAATACACCACCATACGGTGAGAATTGAAAGATATTAGTCATCTATCGATAAAATGAGACTTCGTCAATACCGACGTATAATAAGTTCATAAAAATTGCTACATGCACAAAGACTATTTTAtagtttcattaatttaacctattcattaatatatttattattacacgattttaaagaaatttatttcgcgaatatgaaatgtataataaacaaaataataacagacgaataaaaaatatactactTATACATGTGATAAATgattcattatatatgtatgtcaaaTCTAAAACCAAAAATGCATTAAAGCAAAACAGAAATCCGATAAATTGAAtgcattaaaaaatacaaatcaatttcattcttaattaatatgtaaagAGTAGTACCATGTTCGAAGATAACATGACCATAATATCAAagcatttattaaaattagtaTAATTTAGGCAATACAGTTAAAAGGTTCATCTGGCACAAGATGgttttttaaattgatctatattatatattgcattataaataatcaaaatatgtGAGTGTACCTTGTGTGTGCACGTGTGTGTTGTATTAATTGTAACatgtaaataatttgatttttatcaataaaaaaaatgcaatttaTGATACAAAAATTCCTATGATGTACCataaagcaaaaataaatgtaGTACAATACATGGAGCAGTATTTGATTTTTGTacattatatagttatatcatAGTTAATGTATTGTACATTATATTTGTGgtattttaaaaacattatgAGAACTTCATTGTTAAATATTCCTGATAAAGGactagatttatttattttacagagCCATAGTTCAGTAAAGTTATCTTTCTaagtaaaatgattaaaatatctaaattcattgctaaaattcattttttcacaATTCCATCTTTTAGGCACACCTGTTCAGTAAAATTACTATAGATTTCCATCCTAAAGcgatttttacataatataatataagtagtataagataaattaattacatttaaattgatttcataagaaataataattaaatataaagtactatatgaaataattgtcCGATTATATCAATGTTACCAAAAGTAAAGtggatataaaatacttttctgCAGAAAGCAAAAATTCATAGTTTACAGATTTCTACTTAATTCAAATTAATGGTAAAAACCATACAATTGTTTATAAAGCACCTGCACTATTGTAAAAatcgttctgtttttttcaTAGCACTTATGCACTTCATGTTAAAGTagcaatttatttttgtcatgataataataaatgaaaattccataaaattaaatctacatatttttcaatgtgaACTCGAAATTTTCATCATATtccaatatacatatactaaaaaaaaaaatttttttttttctagataattataatagaatgtttttgaataattgatctctatgtatatacaatgcgtttttcatttaatttacttAATGACATGagaaatgtataatacatGAGTATTATAAGTACTATGAtcacaatcttttttttgttttgtaatatACCCTCcaatatatagattttatttatcaatattttactaTCCGGCGATGCTTGTACTTAAATAACTATATTAAAGACAATagtattattcgttttttttttaatttcatgcTTCTTTTAAGTAAAGATCAACCCTTTGAAATAGTCCTCATTAAACTATTATCCGAAAATCTAGATGTAGtagtatttattaacaaaaactGGCAGCGCTTTGTTCGATGTAtgtcaatataattatttataaaatattaatttacgaacaataattacatttgaaaaatctttttccacatgattctaaaattttttcatgttcattgttttataatatatgtactcAAATTCGGTCTTTAATAAGAtcacatatattaattaaaaattattccataccaaaaaaatcatatttgtaataatgtcTCAGTAATGTTTGTTACAGAATGAATAGAACGTCTATGATTGAAACAACTATCGTTGTCTCACTTAAaaacatagaaatattattatgttctCGATTAGATTTAATACAGAATACACACACGCCACACACAATGCATTCATACACACAGAAAAGCTGCACTTTAATCATTGTGTTTCGACagaattcatataaatatcatatatttttttgaaaaataattatcaaagtattttttctttcacaatatttactttacacacgtaaatataataaattttgcaaataaataattaaaattcaaagttATAAATTAAGTAATTATCTGTCATTcacattcttttataattaggCCTTTGAACACACaaagttaatataattttaatttattattatacatattgcTCATgtgaaattaattcattttattaagtCGTCACATTTACGAATTGTAGCACAACCAATCTGTGTTGTATAATTGCTACTAATTTTCtcatatatttcttgaaaaatatgttatttgtTACTtgcttataattattaaatatatgtctGTGACTGATATATTCCAAtcatttttgataaaagaataagatatttttataatgaattattcaaagatattttatgtatacacCAAACTTCGTTTTCTATGAAGTATGCCCTGAGACTGTATACAGAGCTTTCTgtttatattcatacatacacatttctGAGTATATCAATGTGTATATTatgatttctttcattaagTAGCGCttgaaaattctaatttcaAGTGTGccaaattgtattaaatatatttgtaatgggaatcttttatatttcattgcaCTTgtgtattatttgtataacatacaacattttcttttttttatcgaagaagagaagactGAGCCAAATcttaatcttaaaaaattcttataactTGATCTCATTATGCACTAACTGCATATTAAGCGTATCATTAGTGtaaaatactatattttatgaatactTAACGAATATGTAATGCGTTTGAAGACTATCTGCattgaatttataatgaaaaacattgaagcaaaaataaaataatatttgatttgactGTCCATATTTATAAGTTAcctacaattttataatacatttctcAATTagacttataaaaaaaaaaagtaaagcgGAATCTGTATACAGAGTGCAATTCCTACATTAAACTGAATACTTAGAGCCCACTTTTTTCATTGGTATTAATCTGAGGCCTTTAGCCAACATCTGAGCTTCAAGATCACGATCTTCATCCTGATACctggagaaaaatatatatatatatataatgtttcaataaacatttacataaaatatattacaaactcGACCACAATGGAATACAATTTACAATACCTTTGTCGTTCTTCTTCTAAAAGAGCTATAAGTGTATCTCGTTTTTCAACAATCTCTAACATTTCGGTCAAtatttctccttccttttcaacATCAGCACTCGTCTTCTTTTCATCTAACAAAACAcagatataaatttcatacagtacaaaaatataatcctAATTAAATactaaatgttttattaatatattatttgttatagaaaactaaaagaatcattataaatatttaccatCATCAGCTAAACGTTCGCGTAACTCTTGTTGTAATCTTTCATGACGATCTTCCAGTTGTACTTCTTGTGCACGTACTAGAAGTTCTTTTTCATATCTACGTAATTCTGTACGTTCTTTCATCAAATCAAACCATTCCCTTAATAAATCTGCTTCTTCTCTATCTGAACAATCTAAACACATcatatcattgaaaaattttgaattgatatcacatgtatgtgtgttcacaacttttttcgaaatattttaaaattatataataaataattacatacctCCTTCCCCACGAAGTGCTTTTTCAACACTAACACCCCTACTTTCTAATTCTCTTTGCTTTACTTCtgtttcttctaattttctttgtatttcctGTGCCATCCTCAGTCTACAAATCAAGcactgttattttttttctttttgataacaTGAAAtctcttaaatatttttccgtTTACATACCGTTTCAATTGTGCTTGCCGCGTTAATTTCCtcattgtttttgttttacgtGAAATGCTATTACAAGATCCTTCTGTAGCAGTAGCCTTTTGTACTTGAGATGTAGACAAAGCTGCAGTCTTTGTATCATCTTCTGATAAACTATCAtctgacataaaaaaaaatttatttatatattctaatatatcacGATATCgcaatgttttaatatttatgattattaccTGAAATATGTGTTGTAACATTGATGTAATCTTGGGGTGGTGGAGGGATATCTGGAGGATTTTCATTGAGGTAGTTTCCTATAAGCATACTTTCACAAACACTCTTGGGCCTTGCCTTTAATTTTGTAGAATCCACTTTATCAATCtgaaaaaatgtatagaaatgatttttatttgaatttgataagattttgatattaattccATATAAAAGTCAGGGTATGTTCAATACACACTATGTACATTGTTTAAAAGCAAATACTGAAATAAAATCACTCTCTAAAAAAAGCATgaatgtttcaaataaaaccCTAATACAACTACTGTCATTTgctaaaaaaaatcattactaCAGTGCAAAGGCACAACATTTGCTAGAAACTACAATTGGATATGgcgtacatataaaatttgttaagcATTCAGAAAAGTATACAgcaaacgaaaataaaatcgtggTACCTGCATGATATGCAATAGCTAATACAAATACTGGCACAAGTAAACTAATATGGCAAAAGTTAATATCAATGACTTAGTTGCTTACATCTGACCCATCCgaatacgatttatataaCTGAAACATTTTAAGACGAACCAGTTAGaagtggataaaaaaaaaacgtgcgCACCACGTTCAAGGAAATGTGGCATGAAAATTTGCCTTCACTTACTTTGCCCTTAGATTTTGATGTAAGACGGAACATCGATAGCTTGTCCTTTTGCGGAGAGACCGACGTTTCCTTCTTGAAGAAGAAGTCAGAGACTGCTTGAATAAtactttttcgtctttctggatcctttgctttttttgtttctcctttcattCCACTAGTTACATTATCAGAATTGGGCGCATTAGTTGCTTTTGATAATTCGTCCATTGATTTTGCACTAATGGTTGATACATCTTTAAGATTCATTTTTTTAGTTATTGCTTTCATATTATCTGTACTTTTACTCGTTTGAAGCTTGGATCCTGGCTTACTTATAGTGAAACTAAAAGATCTGCTTTTAACTTCTGGTGATGCTATatcttctgtttttcttctctcttcgaccGAATGTTGCCTACGTGCaaacttcatttttaattccttGATTTTATCCTCTGGACTTAATCCTAGATCTTCATCACTCTTCAACctagctctttctctcgcatctTGTCGTGCCTTTTCAGTTGTTCTTTTGGCCTCTTCATGTTTGCATCTAGGTGGAGCAATAGGAGTTTTGAAATCCTTGTCCATTTCATTATGCGATTTTGGAGATGCAAAATTTTCAGATTGTTCTGTTTGATTTGtgctttttttataagaagtACTTTCATTGTTTTCTGCTTTTTGAGATGATATATTAGAATCAACAGGCAATGACTGTTCTGtctgcaatatttttttggcATCAGCAAATGTCATATTATGACTATTACTAATTTGCGTTTCTAAAGATGTTGGTACGAATTTAGTTGCAGATGTATTATTAGCTGCAGCAGCAATGGTAGGTAGTTTCACTGGAGATAGTACGGAACTAAAAGAAGAAGCTCTTGCTGCTCTTCTGGCTTTCTTTTCTGCAGATTTTTGTTTATGTGCAACCAATTTATCCATTAACAAATCttcgataacatttttttgcttagatctttctcttgtaatttcttctaatttacGAGAAGTGGCAGGAGAattgagattattattattgaatgaCTCTTGATTTCTAATCTCTTCTGCTATTAATTCCGCTGTCCGAGTTTGCGCCAAGTTTttagaattctttcttttggatTTTCGGACATCTATCGAATCTTTGGCATTACTAAATTCTGCAATTCTTGATTGAAGACGCTTTACATATTCCAAATAATCCGGATTACTCGAATCTGCAAGTGTTTTTCCTTGTTGTATTTGTTCATGTACCTCTTCTTTAGGCACAATAGATTTTTGTGGATTAACAGGACTAGCAAGTATTGTAATGACTTCACTGGTAGTTGTATCTTCAGCAGGTTCGACTATTAATAAACTATCTTCATCCATAGATTGCAATGAATCATTGTTAATTGCTTCTGAGATAGTTTGTGCTTCTTGAACAGTTCTCGACTCTGCATCAATGGAAATTGAACTTTCTTGAAGTTTACTATTCGTAGAATTCGTAGCaccatttaatttattcatgaCATCATCCATAGTTACAGGATtgatttcaatgatattttcattattaacgaTTTCCTCCTCCGAGCAAATGTCGTTTTCACATTCCAATGTTGCTATTGGCGCATCGGTTATGTTACTTCTCAAAGAAttaatagttttaatatttacaaattcaaCATATCCTCTGTTTTTAAGTAATGTTGTATTAGTCGCATCTTGAAGACTGTCGTCTAAAAGAGATTCATTGTCTGTATCCATGTAATCAATGTTCTCCCCATTTGCAAGAAGTTCCGAAGTATTATTCGATGGAAGTTCTGTTCTTCTATCTGATCTATAAGTATACGCTTGTGTATCATCcggattttctcttttcatcattGTCGTATTAAACACAGAAGATTGTCCTCCATGGAAtagatttgaattttttcttttagttacAAATTCAGGATTTATGTCGAAATCAGTATCTTGCAAATCGTAAGAAACTAAATCTTGACCATCGCGAGCCCATTCTGAAAATTCTGTTTCAGTAAGCGCAGCTGTCGTAGTTACGTCATTTTCCTCTGAATCATCTTGTTTGTTAGATATTGCAGATGCCACTGATGCTGGACTACTACAACTGCTAAtactttgtttattattatcatgtaAATCACATTCttctattttgttatttaaaacttcaattaatttatcgttatttaaagATGATTGCATTAATTGTGTTGCAATTTGTTCATCGTTTGATTGTTCATCTCGGAAAAATGAGCATTCGATAGAATCTGGTTCAAAAGTGGAACAGATATCCAAtaccttatttttttcaatacctTCGTCCAACAAAAGATCTCCATCTGTACTATGAATTTGAAGTCTTGGAGGAGATAAATTTGCAGTAAGTAATTGTTCGCCCTtgtcttcttctacttcaaCATCacttaaagataaagaatcaCTATCGATTTCTGAGTCTTCTGTACTGTCGGCTTCTttcaattcttctttatttttaaccCAATGTACTTCAGGGACAATAATTGATGTTTCGTGTAATGGACTACGAGGACGGCAACTGATATTTTCATCTAAACCAGTAGAATGAGTTTTTTCTGTAGTTTGGGTATTAACATTCTCTAGTATCAAAGATCTTGTATTggtatcattaattttattgggAGAAATTTTTTCCTCCGTTTGCTTTTTCTCGACATCTTTCATAGATTCACTGACATTGGGAGCAGTTCTAGATTTTAAGATACTCGTTTCTGTTACCAAATCTGGAAGATGTATTTTAGATGCATCTGATATTCCACTAGCAGCTTTATGTTCATAAGAATCATTGTTCGGATTAATTTTAGAAACTTGATTAACTGATAATGGTCTGACAGattgagaagaaaataacataGTAGGTGATAATGGAGAAAGTTGACTATTACTTAAATGTAATTTGCTTGTGCCTTGTAAAAATGCTTGCATTGTTGGACTTGGTTCAGGAGCTGGATTTAAAAGTTTCTGATGTTGAGAAATGGCATCTGTGAGACTTCTTAATTTTGTATCTACATTTGAAGTAGAACCAGACTTCATAACAGAGCCAGCAAGAGCTGGTCCTCCCaacaaatatcttttcttgAGTTCTAAAGACAATTTAGATGCAATTCCCTCTGTAGAATGCGTGCGATTTAATAGGTAGTCACCTTTTCGTGGATTAACTAATGGTGACAGATTGTTtgtattgaaattaaatccAAGCATTGGAGATTTTGATTCAGTTTTAGTTTCTTGTATTGTTTTTTTCGT
This genomic interval from Vespula pensylvanica isolate Volc-1 chromosome 8, ASM1446617v1, whole genome shotgun sequence contains the following:
- the LOC122631229 gene encoding F-actin-monooxygenase Mical isoform X3; the protein is MDQQQQQSGKKHQTTANSPEAAIAGEVFDQFCNATTLKSILGHYRHLCELLKIKPNTINQFYPKLKSKLRSWKAQALWKKFDQRANHKCYNRGKACPNTRVLIIGGGPCGLRSAIEAQLLGAKVVVVEKRDRMSRNNVLHLWPFVIQDLRGLGAKKFFGKFCAGSIDHISIRQLQCILLKVALILGVEFHESVSFESLIPPPDNQEEAKIGWRAKTSPADHPVSQYEFDVLIGADGKRNTLEGFKRKEFRGKLAIAITANFINKRTEAEARVEEISGVAFIFNQKFFKELYQETGIDLENIVYYKDDTHYFVMTAKKHSLIDKGVILQDHADTAKLLAKENVDREALMLYAREAAEFSTEYQMMDMEFAVNHYGQPDVAMFDFTSMYAAENASRVLHHNGHRLLMILVGDSLLEPFWPTGSGCARGFLSSLDACWAIKGWGTSLTPLEVIAERESIYRLLGQTTPENLNRDYAAYTLDPHTRYPNLNSHSVTPAQVLSLVDTDDPEIIKQPAVQTEIDIPKKRRRRDLRADSQVHPDVLLRWLQKQVALYEGIHIEDMGASFKSGLAICAIIHRYRPDLIDFYSLQTTEAATNNQLAFDILEKELGIPPVMTGEEMSQCDVPDKLAMFSYLTQIYEVFRKEIPHIKHPKLEIDNEEISSHLILSHLTAEQKAQLLGHIVKQESATRTRHSRLRQSSENIQQHGDKKGDTISRRSRKRRSMEKIGATVEERLKRLDEIEKNRVEHMKRRQFLRKMATQQFYKSMQMLQANAKRERDEPFEDYSIFLYRQTAPDFKDRVKDLEQKILHPDRESKLHASHHRYGIDEEFSGRIKNIEHKLKGSGLPEKKPRDLLRAIGKIEKTDWNIKEIERKIEENKMGHGVRHDKVERVPKWSREQISICFIQFLARQIKMEKKGHDPKDADSKYAEIDNTLKNIDKKIKEGNVLGHNKVSAMAEQFSSKTQDTEPKVQKSNTKTPLTLPAQGGSEMCHFCNKRVYLMERLSAEGKYFHRGCFRCEYCSTSLRIGNHTYDRLKNGGRFYCTQHFGLPGTMKARIEKKKSTVNKENVANTSVNAIVPEKINIQTEGVVGLDLLDRGQTPERIEFENLARVSDTEEAHSQMDEDEWTDRNFGASAAEMGSSDDISDMSDSDDDNEVFEEAIDQPLTTEGTLELAKNWTLRYSNSQNAAGQSDTGSNEYEDSSDEYTSEEDESSTATEDEDDARARELRKQEVWLPVPPMSSDTDTGSETEVASDDGSTEESEENSATEISTDSEFEHDGVTPTQHEIPEITINDAYVRKTRGNYVEPKKVQVKSKIISSINGKFKQEKDSEGKVDSGDLNPTKKTIQETKTESKSPMLGFNFNTNNLSPLVNPRKGDYLLNRTHSTEGIASKLSLELKKRYLLGGPALAGSVMKSGSTSNVDTKLRSLTDAISQHQKLLNPAPEPSPTMQAFLQGTSKLHLSNSQLSPLSPTMLFSSQSVRPLSVNQVSKINPNNDSYEHKAASGISDASKIHLPDLVTETSILKSRTAPNVSESMKDVEKKQTEEKISPNKINDTNTRSLILENVNTQTTEKTHSTGLDENISCRPRSPLHETSIIVPEVHWVKNKEELKEADSTEDSEIDSDSLSLSDVEVEEDKGEQLLTANLSPPRLQIHSTDGDLLLDEGIEKNKVLDICSTFEPDSIECSFFRDEQSNDEQIATQLMQSSLNNDKLIEVLNNKIEECDLHDNNKQSISSCSSPASVASAISNKQDDSEENDVTTTAALTETEFSEWARDGQDLVSYDLQDTDFDINPEFVTKRKNSNLFHGGQSSVFNTTMMKRENPDDTQAYTYRSDRRTELPSNNTSELLANGENIDYMDTDNESLLDDSLQDATNTTLLKNRGYVEFVNIKTINSLRSNITDAPIATLECENDICSEEEIVNNENIIEINPVTMDDVMNKLNGATNSTNSKLQESSISIDAESRTVQEAQTISEAINNDSLQSMDEDSLLIVEPAEDTTTSEVITILASPVNPQKSIVPKEEVHEQIQQGKTLADSSNPDYLEYVKRLQSRIAEFSNAKDSIDVRKSKRKNSKNLAQTRTAELIAEEIRNQESFNNNNLNSPATSRKLEEITRERSKQKNVIEDLLMDKLVAHKQKSAEKKARRAARASSFSSVLSPVKLPTIAAAANNTSATKFVPTSLETQISNSHNMTFADAKKILQTEQSLPVDSNISSQKAENNESTSYKKSTNQTEQSENFASPKSHNEMDKDFKTPIAPPRCKHEEAKRTTEKARQDARERARLKSDEDLGLSPEDKIKELKMKFARRQHSVEERRKTEDIASPEVKSRSFSFTISKPGSKLQTSKSTDNMKAITKKMNLKDVSTISAKSMDELSKATNAPNSDNVTSGMKGETKKAKDPERRKSIIQAVSDFFFKKETSVSPQKDKLSMFRLTSKSKGKIDKVDSTKLKARPKSVCESMLIGNYLNENPPDIPPPPQDYINVTTHISDDSLSEDDTKTAALSTSQVQKATATEGSCNSISRKTKTMRKLTRQAQLKRLRMAQEIQRKLEETEVKQRELESRGVSVEKALRGEGDCSDREEADLLREWFDLMKERTELRRYEKELLVRAQEVQLEDRHERLQQELRERLADDDEKKTSADVEKEGEILTEMLEIVEKRDTLIALLEEERQRYQDEDRDLEAQMLAKGLRLIPMKKVGSKYSV